In Helianthus annuus cultivar XRQ/B chromosome 3, HanXRQr2.0-SUNRISE, whole genome shotgun sequence, a single window of DNA contains:
- the LOC110930394 gene encoding early light-induced protein 2, chloroplastic → MAATSVFMSTSVARLTTTPSSSTRNINFAVVRCMSQDQQPSTKTPATPTTPPPPPAPKVSTKFSDVLAFGGPAPERINGRLAMIGFVSAMAVELSNGQDVFAQISHGGVPAFVATSLVLSVASLVPLFKGVRAESKSSGVMTSDAELWNGRAAMLGLVALAFTEYVTGTPLV, encoded by the coding sequence ATGGCAGCTACTTCAGTTTTCATGTCTACCTCCGTTGCACGTCTCACCACCACCCCTTCTTCATCTACAAGAAACATCAACTTTGCAGTCGTCAGATGCATGTCACAAGATCAACAACCTTCAACCAAAACTCCAGCCACACCAACTACGCCTCCGCCACCACCGGCGCCGAAGGTCAGCACCAAGTTTTCCGACGTGTTGGCCTTCGGTGGGCCTGCACCGGAGAGGATTAACGGAAGGTTGGCGATGATAGGGTTTGTGTCAGCGATGGCTGTAGAGTTGAGCAACGGTCAGGATGTGTTCGCTCAGATCTCTCACGGTGGTGTACCGGCGTTTGTAGCGACGAGTTTGGTGCTGTCGGTGGCGTCGTTGGTGCCGTTGTTTAAAGGGGTGAGGGCGGAGTCGAAGTCGAGTGGGGTGATGACGTCGGATGCAGAGCTGTGGAACGGTCGGGCTGCGATGTTGGGTTTGGTTGCTTTGGCTTTCACCGAGTATGTGACTGGAACTCCGCTTGTTTGA
- the LOC110930395 gene encoding early light-induced protein 2, chloroplastic, whose protein sequence is MAATSVFMSTPVARLTTNPSSRRTVNFAVVRCMSQDQQSSPAPKKVSTKFSDVLAFSGPAPERINGRLAMIGFVSAMVVELTNGQDVFAQISHGGVSAFVATSLVLSLASLVPLFKGVRAESKSSGLMTSDAELWNGRAAMLGLVALAFTEYVTGSALV, encoded by the coding sequence ATGGCAGCTACTTCAGTCTTCATGTCAACCCCCGTTGCACGTCTCACCACCAACCCTTCATCTAGAAGAACCGTCAACTTTGCTGTCGTCAGGTGCATGTCACAAGATCAACAATCTTCACCAGCACCGAAGAAGGTGAGCACTAAGTTCTCCGACGTGTTGGCGTTCAGTGGGCCTGCACCGGAGAGGATTAACGGAAGGTTGGCGATGATAGGGTTTGTGTCAGCGATGGTGGTAGAATTAACCAACGGTCAAGATGTGTTCGCTCAGATCTCACACGGTGGAGTTTCGGCGTTTGTAGCGACGAGTTTGGTACTGTCGCTGGCGTCGTTGGTGCCGTTGTTTAAAGGGGTGAGAGCGGAGTCGAAGTCGAGTGGTTTGATGACGTCGGATGCAGAGCTGTGGAACGGACGAGCTGCGATGTTGGGTTTGGTTGCTTTGGCTTTTACGGAATATGTGACGGGCAGTGCCCTTGTATGA